A genomic segment from Leptospira perdikensis encodes:
- a CDS encoding M50 family metallopeptidase, with amino-acid sequence MAEKPVKFVIFLSLILSLVAFWDHQFTSYLKEFVVLIHEICHATAALFSGGIVKGITLHGNEGGETIAVPASFRGSFILVVSAGYIGSSLVGAFLLRLGFQGRHARQTMILFGLFLISVSVLYSKLGDLAYFTGIFWGVGILVAGMLGETISILSLVFLGTSISLYSLYDLSDFAERLTETDAGILAFWMAGLGPEDLQNQEVPTVVVVLGYMIATLWSLLSIGIIFMSLRSSLSHEEIHDFPEMDESFERFPGDLSPEAKLWLEKRGVDPESGIVLPPNLFQDFPPKDNSP; translated from the coding sequence ATGGCAGAAAAACCGGTTAAGTTTGTCATTTTTCTATCTCTGATTTTGAGTTTAGTTGCGTTTTGGGATCACCAATTCACATCTTATCTCAAAGAATTTGTTGTACTCATCCATGAAATTTGTCATGCAACGGCCGCTCTATTTAGCGGTGGAATTGTGAAAGGGATAACCCTTCACGGAAACGAAGGTGGGGAAACCATTGCCGTTCCTGCTTCTTTTCGTGGTTCCTTTATTCTTGTTGTTTCAGCCGGATACATTGGTTCCTCCCTTGTCGGTGCTTTTTTACTTCGTTTAGGTTTCCAAGGGCGTCATGCTCGCCAAACAATGATTTTGTTTGGTTTGTTTCTCATCTCAGTCAGCGTATTGTATTCCAAACTGGGCGATCTTGCTTATTTTACCGGGATCTTTTGGGGAGTAGGAATTCTCGTCGCCGGAATGTTAGGTGAAACAATATCCATCCTTTCCTTAGTTTTTTTAGGCACAAGTATCTCCCTTTATTCTTTATACGATCTTTCTGATTTTGCAGAAAGATTAACAGAAACGGATGCTGGAATCCTTGCTTTTTGGATGGCAGGACTTGGCCCGGAAGACCTACAAAATCAGGAAGTTCCTACCGTTGTTGTGGTGCTTGGATACATGATTGCAACCCTTTGGTCCCTCCTAAGCATCGGGATCATTTTTATGTCCCTACGCAGTTCCCTCAGCCATGAAGAAATCCATGATTTTCCTGAGATGGATGAAAGTTTTGAACGGTTCCCAGGTGACCTTTCTCCCGAAGCAAAACTTTGGTTGGAAAAACGTGGGGTGGACCCTGAAAGTGGGATCGTTTTGCCCCCCAATTTGTTCCAAGACTTCCCTCCCAAAGACAACAGTCCTTAA